The following are from one region of the Candidatus Saccharibacteria bacterium genome:
- a CDS encoding DUF1622 domain-containing protein — protein MADLNSYLSTVGKILDVVGVAVIVFGIIISTYWLINHYSARMAGEEIYLNYRKDLARSILLGLEFLVAGDIIRSVATGFNIQSVIVLAVIVLIRSFLSITFEMEINGRWPWQKRQ, from the coding sequence ATGGCAGATCTTAACAGCTATCTTTCAACAGTCGGCAAGATTCTTGATGTTGTAGGTGTTGCTGTAATTGTTTTTGGAATTATCATTTCAACCTATTGGCTAATCAACCACTATAGCGCTCGCATGGCGGGCGAGGAGATCTACCTAAATTACCGTAAGGACCTGGCCCGCAGTATTCTGCTAGGTCTAGAATTTTTAGTTGCTGGTGACATTATTCGATCTGTTGCCACGGGTTTTAACATTCAATCAGTTATCGTGCTTGCAGTCATTGTGCTTATTCGCTCGTTCCTGAGCATTACATTTGAAATGGAAATCAACGGCCGTTGGCCCTGGCAGAAACGTCAATAA